From Carassius auratus strain Wakin chromosome 10, ASM336829v1, whole genome shotgun sequence, a single genomic window includes:
- the dscama gene encoding Down syndrome cell adhesion molecule a isoform X1 translates to MQRNIRTSVLSEDLHSSLYFVNASLQEVVFASTTGTLVPCPAAAVPPATLRWYLATGEESYNVPGIRHVHPNGTLQIFHFPPSSFSKVIHDNTYYCTAENPSGKIRSQDVHIKAVLREPYTVRVADQTAMRGSVAVFKCIIPSSVENYITVVSWERDTLPLVSGPRFLITSTGALYILDVQKEDELFNYRCMTRHRYTSETRQSNSARLFVPDPTDSAPTIIDGFEKREVMASHRVELPCKASGQPAPKYRWLKNNRPLESDSRFRQSATGLLIERAQPSDTGTYLCEVWNGFGNTEVIGRLTVKEPLKVVVSPRKVKGSVGSQVSLTCSVTGSDEYELSWYRNGDKINTGTNVQMNGINKEYLVMDGMAKSDGGVYQCFARKAKMSAQDFVQVILEDGTPKILSAFSEKVVGPNEFVSLMCHVKGTPQPAVTWTLDDDVVTKDSRHRIGHSITAEGNVVSYLNVSHTQVRDSGVYRCTCNNSAGMVSYQARINVRGPADIRPMKNLTAIAGRDMYIHCHVIGYPYYSIKWYKNSNLLPFNDRQRAFENNGTLKLLNVQKELDEGEYSCHVLVQPQLFKNQSVHITVKVPPFIQPFEFPRYSIGHRVFVPCVVRSGDLPISITWEKDGKPINASLGVTIDNIDFTSSMRISNLQRVHNGTYTCIAQNDAAIVKYQSQLIVRVPPRFKVQPQDQDGIYGKSVTLNCSADGEPRPTIEWKYSKGAGVPQFQPIALNSGFRVQLLGNGSLLIKHVLEEDAGYYLCKVSNDVGADVSKSMYLNVKIPAMITSYPNNSLATKGEKIEMSCKAHGEKPIMVRWEKEVEKEKQSHMINPDMWRHTVTVKNVGDEVVSTLQIYPTMREDSGFFSCHAINSYGEDRGILQLTVQEPPEPPKVEIREVKERTIALRWTMGFDGNSPITGYDIECKNKTETWERARRTRDVSPTLYQATIIELHPSSTYNIRMFAKNHIGDSEPSNELTVTTDEADPEGPPQDVTLEAITSQSIKVTWKAPLKHLQNGVIRGYQVCHREHSINGSHQFVCISMEATGETESLSLNNLKKFTEYEVVVQASNSAGPGPASSEVRATTMEDVPSRAPEKVVATAASPESISLSWQTLSREALNGVLQGFRIIYWANLPDGELGEIRNVTTQKDQLELEGLEKYTNYSIQVLAFTRAGDGVRSDQIYIRTKEDVPGPPGGVKAAAASSSVVYVSWLPPLKLNGIIRKYTVFCSSSYPTVVSEFEVAPDEFLHRVHNLSRNRKYSIWVMAVTAAGRGNSSDVITVEPLAKAPAKILTFSGTVTTPWMRDVVLPCRAVGDPPPAIKWLKESGSPAPAVIDGRRSIHGNGSFVIKTVKAEDSGYYTCVASNNWGTDEIILNLQVQVPPDQPRLTVTKTTTTSITVSWIPGDNGGSSIRGYILQYSEDNSEKWGSISISPSERSYRLENLNCGTWYKFTLTAQNAVGPGRISEIIEAKTHGKEPQFSKEQELFHNINRTSIKLNLIGWNDGGCPITSFTLEYRPLESPVWTKVKRTSLTKSFNVPDLQQATWYELQMKVHNSAGLAEKRVKFATLSYDGSTISPLVKTAVRDPVKKPGNEGMKMMVTISCILVGMVLLFVLLMVLRRRRREQRLKRLRDAKSLAEMLMSKNTRPSDTINKQQQTLRMHIDIPRAQLLIEERDTMETVVPSLPPLLDDRSTVLLTDNDFGETAKQKSATVTHSVHYQSLSQATGPLVDVSDVRPGTSKSSLSNPTARRTAKAGPATRNRYASQWTLNRPHPPVSVHTLSTDWRLGTPRVAGSVDKESDSYSVSPSQDTDRARSSMVSTESASSTYEELARAYEHAKMEEQLRHAKFTITECFISDTSSEQMTAGTNDYTDSLTSSTPSESGICRFTASPPKPQDVCRVMNMAVPKAHRPGGELVHLPPYLRMDFLLNRGVSGSSREAAMGQACLEPQKTRSMKRPALLEPTPMEVPTSRDVQQWQPGTASTLPQREAGTDLAQAAKMSTSQESLLDSRGHLKQSNNPYTKSYTLV, encoded by the exons GGCCTCGATTTCTCATAACATCCACGGGGGCCCTGTACATCTTGGATGTGCAGAAGGAGGACGAATTATTCAACTACCGCTGCATGACGAGACATCGCTACACATCTGAGACCAGACAGAGCAACAGCGCACGGCTATTTGTGCCAG ATCCAACAGACTCAGCTCCTACAATCATCGATGGGTTTGAGAAGCGGGAGGTCATGGCGTCCCACAGAGTGGAGCTCCCATGCAAGGCCTCTGGACAACCAGCACCAAAATACCGCTGGCTGAAAAACAACAGACCACTAGAATCAGACTCCCGTTTCCGTCAGAGCGCAACAGGCCTGCTGATCGAGAGAGCCCAGCCCAGTGACACCGGCACCTACCTGTGTGAGGTTTGGAATGGCTTTGGGAACACAGAGGTCATAGGTCGTCTCACGGTAAAAG AACCTCTTAAAGTGGTGGTCAGTCCGCGAAAGGTGAAAGGCAGTGTGGGTAGCCAAGTGTCGCTAACCTGCAGTGTGACTGGCTCAGATGAGTACGAGCTCTCGTGGTACCGCAACGGCGACAAGATCAACACCGGCACCAACGTGCAGATGAACGGGATCAATAAGGAGTACCTTGTGATGGACGGGATGGCGAAGAGCGATGGAGGAGTGTACCAGTGCTTTGCCAGGAAGGCCAAAATGTCAGCTCAGGATTTTGTGCAAGTCATTTTAGAAG ATGGAACCCCTAAGATCCTGTCCGCCTTCAGCGAGAAAGTTGTCGGTCCAAACGAGTTCGTCTCCCTGATGTGTCATGTCAAAGGAACTCCACAGCCTGCCGTTACCTGGACCTTGGATGATGACGTTGTCACAAAGGACAGTCGGCACCGCATCGGTCACAGCATAACGGCAGAGGGGAATGTGGTCAGCTACCTGAACGTGTCCCACACCCAGGTCCGGGACAGCGGGGTCTATCGCTGCACCTGCAACAACTCGGCGGGGATGGTCTCCTACCAGGCTCGAATAAACGTAAGAG GTCCTGCTGACATACGACCAATGAAAAACCTCACAGCAATAGCTGGCCGGGACATGTACATtcactgccatgtgattggctacCCATATTACTCCATCAAATGGTACAAGAACTCCAACCTTCTCCCTTTTAATGACCGTCAACGGGCGTTCGAGAACAATGGCACGCTGAAGCTGCTGAACGTGCAGAAAGAACTGGACGAAGGAGAGTACAGCTGCCATGTGCTGGTTCAGCCCCAGCTCTTCAAGAACCAGAGCGTCCACATCACTGTGAAAG TGCCTCCCTTCATCCAGCCTTTCGAATTCCCACGTTATTCCATCGGCCATCGCGTCTTCGTGCCCTGCGTTGTGCGCTCAGGTGACCTTCCCATCTCTATCACTTGGGAGAAAGATGGAAAGCCCATTAACGCCAGCCTCGGGGTGACCATCGACAACATCGACTTCACCAGCTCCATGCGGATCTCCAACCTCCAGCGAGTGCACAATGGCACCTACACCTGCATTGCCCAAAATGATGCCGCCATCGTCAAATACCAGAGTCAGCTCATTGTTAGAG TTCCACCAAGGTTCAAAGTGCAGCCTCAAGACCAGGATGGAATCTATGGTAAATCTGTCACCTTGAACTGCTCTGCGGAtggagagccgcggccgactatTGAGTGGAAATACTCAAAAG GTGCTGGGGTGCCCCAATTTCAACCCATCGCTCTAAACTCTGGCTTCAGGGTCCAGCTGCTTGGGAATGGCTCACTGCTTATTAAGCACGTTCTTGAGGAGGACGCAGGTTATTACCTGTGCAAGGTCAGCAATGACGTGGGAGCCGATGTCAGCAAGTCCATGTACCTCAACGTGAAAA ttccGGCCATGATAACATCGTATCCCAACAACTCACTGGCAACGAAAGGAGAGAAGATAGAGATGAGCTGCAAGGCTCATGGTGAGAAGCCCATCATGGTTAGATGGGAGAAGGAGGTGGAGAAGGAGAAGCAGTCACACATGATCAATCCAGACATGTGGCGGCACACGGTAACGGTCAAGAACGTCGGCGACGAGGTGGTCTCCACCCTGCAG ATCTATCCGACAATGAGAGAGGATTCTGGGTTCTTCTCCTGTCATGCCATTAACTCCTATGGTGAAGACAGAGGCATCCTTCAGTTAACAGTTCAAG AGCCACCAGAGCCTCCTAAAGTGGAGATTCGTGAGGTGAAAGAAAGGACCATCGCCCTCCGCTGGACCATGGGATTCGATGGGAACAGTCCCATCACCGGCTACGATATCgagtgcaaaaataaaacag AAACCTGGGAACGAGCTCGCAGGACCAGAGATGTGTCTCCCACCCTTTACCAGGCCACCATCATAGAGCTTCACCCATCCTCCACCTACAACATCCGCATGTTCGCCAAGAACCACATTGGCGACAGTGAACCCAGCAATGAGCTCACAGTAACCACAGATGAAGCAG ATCCTGAAGGACCACCCCAAGACGTCACACTGGAAGCCATCACCTCCCAAAGCATAAAAGTTACATGGAAG GCACCGCTGAAACATCTCCAGAATGGCGTGATCAGGGGGTATCAGGTGTGTCATCGAGAACACTCCATCAACGGCAGTCACCAGTTCGTCTGCATCAGTATGGAGGCCACGGGAGAGACCGAGTCCCTGAGCCTCAACAACCTGAAGAAGTTCACCGAGTATGAGGTGGTGGTGCAGGCCAGTAACAGTGCTGGTCCGGGACCAGCTTCCAGTGAGGTCCGGGCCACAACAATGGAGGACG TACCCAGCAGAGCTCCAGAGAAGGTTGTGGCCACCGCTGCTTCCCCTGAAAGCATCTCTTTGTCCTGGCAGACTCTGTCCAGGGAAGCTCTCAATGGTGTTTTACAGGGTTTCCGCATCATCTACTGGGCCAATCTACCAGACGGAG AACTAGGGGAAATCAGAAACGTCACTACCCAGAAGGACCAGCTGGAGCTGGAGGGTCTGGAGAAATACACCAACTACAGTATCCAAGTTCTGGCCTTCACCAGAGCAGGAGACGGAGTACGCAGCGACCAGATCTACATCCGCACCAAAGAGGATG TGCCAGGTCCGCCCGGCGGGGTGAAGGCAGCTGCAGCCTCCAGCTCTGTGGTGTATGTTTCTTGGCTCCCTCCGCTGAAGCTGAATGGCATCATTAGGAAATACACAGTCTTCTGTTCCAGCTCGTATCCAACG GTGGTCAGTGAGTTTGAAGTGGCCCCAGATGAATTCCTGCACCGGGTTCACAATCTCAGTCGCAACAGGAAGTACAGTATCTGGGTGATGGCGGTGACTGCGGCCGGCCGGGGGAACAGCAGTGATGTCATCACCGTGGAACCTCTGGCCAAAG CTCCTGCCAAAATCCTCACCTTCAGTGGTACTGTTACAACGCCATGGATGAGGGATGTTGTTTTACCCTGCAGGGCGGTCGGAGACCCGCCTCCTGCCATTAAATGGCTGAAAGAGAG CGGGAGCCCAGCCCCTGCGGTCATCGATGGAAGACGCAGTATCCATGGAAATGGCAGCTTCGTCATTAAGACCGTGAAAGCAGAGGATTCTGGGTATTACACGTGTGTCGCCAGCAATAACTGGGGAACGGATGAAATAATTCTGAACCTCCAGGTTCAAG TCCCCCCTGACCAGCCTCGTCTCACTGTGACCAAGACAACCACCACATCCATTACTGTGTCCTGGATACCAGGAGACAACGGCGGGAGCTCCATTAGAG GATATATTCTGCAGTACTCGGAGGACAACAGTGAGAAGTGGGGAAGTATTTCTATAAGTCCCAGCGAGCGTTCCTACCGTCTGGAGAACCTCAACTGTGGCACTTGGTACAAGTTCACGCTAACGGCCCAAAATGCTGTTGGTCCAGGCCGAATCAGTGAGATCATCGAAGCAAAGACTCATGGGAAAG AGCCACAGTTCTCCAAAGAGCAGGAACTCTTTCATAACATTAACAGAACAAGCATCAAACTCAACCTGATTGGCTGGAATGATGGCGGTTGTCCAATCACCTCCTTCACTCTGGAATACCGTCCTCTGGAAAGCCCCGTGTGGACCAAAGTGAAGCGCACCTCTCTCACAAAGAGCTTCAACGTGCCGGACCTGCAGCAAGCCACCTGGTACGAACTGCAGATGAAGGTGCACAACAGCGCAGGGTTGGCTGAGAAACGTGTCAAGTTTGCTACGTTGAGCTACGACGGCA GTACCATTTCCCCGCTGGTGAAGACTGCGGTGAGGGACCCGGTGAAGAAACCCGGCAATGAGGGGATGAAGATGATGGTGACGATCTCTTGCATTTTGGTGGGAATGGTGCTGCTCTTCGTCCTGCTGATGGTGctgaggaggagaaggagagagcaGAGGCTGAAGCGGCTCAGGG atgCAAAGAGTTTGGCTGAAATGCTTATGAG TAAGAACACAAGGCCTTCAGATACCATTAACAAACAACAGCAGACCCTCCGCATGCACATCGACATTCCCCGAGCGCAGCTGCTCATCGAAGAGAGAGACACCATGGAAACAGTGG TTCCATCGCTCCCTCCCCTGTTAGACGACAGATCAACAGTGCTACTGACCGATAACGATTTCGGAGAAACTGCCAAACAGAAGTCGGCCACCGTCACGCACTCTGTCCACTATCAGTCTCTGTCGCAGGCCACCGGCCCGCTGGTGGACGTCTCTGATGTCCGTCCTGGGACGAGCAAGAGCAGTCTGTCGA ATCCCACCGCTCGCCGTACAGCTAAAGCTGGCCCTGCCACCCGTAACCGTTATGCCAGTCAGTGGACGCTGAACCGCCCTCACCCTCCTGTCTCCGTCCACACACTCAGCACGGACTGGAGGCTGGGGACGCCCCGAGTGGCCGGCTCAGTGGACAAAGAAAGCGACAGCTATAGTGTCAGTCCATCACAGGACACAG ACCGCGCTCGCAGCAGCATGGTCTCCACTGAGAGCGCTTCTTCTACATACGAGGAGCTGGCCAGAGCCTATGAACATGCCAAGATGGAAGAACAGCTACGACATGCCAAGTTCACCATCACAGAGTGCTTCATCTCAGACACATCCTCCGAGCAGATGACCGCCGGCACCAACGATTACACTGACAGTCTGACCTCCAGCACACCGTCAGAATCAGGCATCTGCAGGTTCACTGCCTCACCACCCAAACCCCAGGACGTCTGCAGGGTGATGAACATGGCCGTCCCCAAGGCACACAGACCAG GAGGGGAGCTCGTACACCTGCCTCCGTACCTGCGGATGGACTTCCTTTTGAACCGGGGTGTGTCGGGATCCTCTCGGGAAGCAGCGATGGGCCAGGCCTGTTTGGAGCCGCAGAAGACCCGCTCGATGAAGCGCCCTGCCTTGCTGGAGCCAACACCCATGGAGGTGCCGACCAGCAGGGACGTGCAGCAGTGGCAGCCGGGCACGGCCTCGACGCTTCCACAGAGAGAGGCCGGAACGGACTTGGCGCAGGCTGCCAAAATGAGCACCTCCCAGGAATCGCTGCTGGACTCCAGAGGACACTTAAAACAGAGCAACAATCCCTACACAAAGTCCTACACACTGGTATAA